Part of the Micromonospora inyonensis genome, TGCATCGGGAGGAGACCGAACAGCTTGCCCTGACCGAGCAGGTTGAACTCGGCCACGTTCGCCTCGTTCGACGACAGGGAGATCGGTGAGCCGCCGCTGAGTAGCAGCGTGACGCCCCGGTAGACGCTCAGCGTGCCCAGGGTGACGATGAACGAGGGAATGCCGAAGCCCACCGTCATCAGGCCGTTGATCAGGCCGGCGACCGCGCCTGCGGCGATCCCGCCGAGGGCGGCGAGCGGCCAGGCCACGTCGGAGGTCATCAGCAGTCCGCAGACGACCGCGCCGAGGCCGTAGATCGAGCCCACCGAGAGGTCGATCTCGGCGTTGATGATGACGAAGGTGACCCCGACGGCCATGATGCCGATCTGCGCGATCTGCTGGCCGACGGTGAGGAAGTTGTCGGTGCCGACGAAGCCCGGGGCGATCAGCGTGCCCAGGCTGAAGAGCACGACGAGGGCGAGGAAGGTGCTGGCCTCGCGGGCGTGCAGGAAACGCTGGAACGGGGAGCGGGTGCGGGGGACGGCGGTCTTCTCCACCGGTGCCGCCGCCGGGGCGGTGGTCATCTGGGCCATTGGTGTCATCTCCTCAGCAGGGCCGCGACGTCGTCCGGGTAGGGCAGGGCGGGGATCACCTCGGCGACTCCGACGGTGTGCGCGCCGGCCGCGGCGGCGAAGCGGACCGCGTCGGTGAGGGCGTCGCCCCGGGCGAGGGCGACGGCGAGCGCGCCGGTGAAGGCGTCCCCGGCGCCGGTGGTGTCGACCACGCGCGGCACCCGGACCGGGTCGACCCGGACCCGTTGTCCGTCGTGGTCGACGAGCGCACCCTCGGCACCGAGGGTGAGCACGATCGTGCCGGCGTGCCGGGTGCGCATCAGGTCGACCAGTTCGTCGCCGGTGGCCGGGTCCTCCGGGTCGCGGCCGGTGAGCACCCGGGCCTCGCTGGCATTCGGCGTCACGACGTCGATCCAGCCCCACGCCTCGTCCGGCAGCCGGACGGCCGGCGCGGGGTTGAGCAGCGTCCGGACGCCGCGTTCGTGGGCGGTGCGCAGCGCCGTGACGGCGACCTCCAGCGGGATCTCCAGCGAGACCACCACCAGGTCGGCGGCGGCGATTCGATCGGCGAAGCCGTCGACGTCGGCCGGGGTCAGCTCGTCGAGCGCGCCGGGGGCGATGGCGATCCGGTTCTCGCCCTGCTGGTCGACGAGGATGACGCCGACCATGGTGGCGGCGGCCCCGGTCGTCCGGACGCCGGTGGCGTCGATGCCCTCCTCTGCCCAGAGCTGTCGGGCGGCGGTGCCGAACTGGTCGGCGCCGACGGCGGTCAGCAGGCTGACCTCGGCACCGAGCCGGGCGGCGGCCACCGCCTGGTTCGAGCCCTTGCCTCCGTGTCCGGAGGCGAATCGACCCCCGGAGAGGGTCTCCCCGGCGACCGGCACCCGGGGCACCCGCATGGTGAGCCCGGCGCCGTAGCTGCCGATCACTGCAATCTTCATCCTGGGCCTCATGTTCATGGACAACCATGTACAACTGAGGGGACCATAGGGAGTGCGTCAGGGCGGTGTCAATAGCGGCAGGGGTGGTCGCCGGAAGCAATCCGGAAATCCCGTGGGCACCCCCGCGTCACCCGGCGTGCTGCGGGAGGACGCTTGCGCGGGCGCTGCGCCCACCCCCGGCCGTGGAGTCCGGGGCGTGGGAACGGACGCAGGTCAGGAAGGCGTCACGGCATCCGGGGCGGGGCCGCCCGGGCTGCCCCTCAGCTGGTGACGTGCGCGTTTCCACCGGTCAGGCGGACGGTGAAGCCGTCCGTCCCCCGGTGCATCGTCACGTGGTTGCAGGACTGGTGGGTGATCCACAACCCGAGACCGCCGTTCGCGCCGTTGCCGGTGGGCAGCAGACCGGCGAACCGGTCCTTCGGGCCGTCACCGCCGTCATGGACGGTGACCACGATGCGGTCCGGCCCGCTCCAGAGCCGCAGCGCCACCGGTCGGCGTCCGTGCCGCAGCGCGTTGGTCACCGTCTCGCTCACCGCCACGACCAGGTCCTCGACGTCGTCGGGCGGCAGATGGCCCCGGTCGGCGTCGTACACCGCCGCGCGGGCCAGCGCCGGGCTCGGCTCGACCAGCTCCAGCAGGGGTGGCGTGTACTGGATCGGATCGGGCAGCGCCGGCCGGGGCTCGGTGAGATAGACCAGCGGATCGGTGTACGTCTCGCTCGGCAGGTGCCGGCCGTCGGGCAGCGCGACCCGCGGGTGGGTCCGCAGCACGTCCGCCAGCACCGGCGCGGGCGTGATCCGCCGGTCGTAGGCGCACATGCTCCACAGGGGGAACTCGTCGTAGGCGTGGTTGATCGCCGACTCGTACCGGGCCCACCAGTCCCAGGTCGCGCCGAGGGCGGCCGGGGCGAGCTCGCCGACGATCCGGATCTGCCCGGCCCCGGCGCCGACGTGCTCGGCCAGCAGCCGCCGGTACGACCGGATCGCGGCCGTCGGCCGGGCGTAGACGTCCCCGCCGGGGAGGAACCGCACCCCCGAGTCGGCCGGCAACGCCGACCGGAGCAGTGCCGCGTGGCGCTCGCCGAAGGAGACCAGGGTCGGCTCGCCCGCCTCGATTCCGCCGAGCAGGAAGGGCAGCACCACGGCGAGCAGTTCCTCATCGGACTCGTAGCAGATCGCCTCGTGGAAGTAGCCGACGTGCCCGGCGGCGGCACCCGTCCTCAACGGGTCACCTCGACGTCCAGTTCGGGAAGGTCGAGCAGCTCGGCGACCCGGGCGGCGGCGGACCGGGAGGTTCGCAGGACTGCCACGGCACCCCGTGCGCGGGCGTGGTCCCGCAGGTGGATCAGGTTGCGGTGGTCGATGAAGCGCAGGTCGGTCGCCTCCACCACCAGCCGACCGGCGGCCGGGCGAGGGTCGGCGCGCTCGAGTGCGGCCCGGAACAGGTCGTGGTTCGAGGCGTCCAGTTCCCCGACGAGTGCCGCGTGACCGTCGCCCGGCGTCTCGGCGTAGAGCCGGAAGAGGACGTCGTCGGCGTTGTTGCCCGGATGCAGGCAGGCCAGTTCCCGGACGGCCTCGTCGCCCAACAGCCGCCGGTCGTAGGCGCACATGGCCGACATCGGTCGGACGCGCATGTACCGGTCGATGAGGTGTTCGTACCGGGCGAAGGCGTCCCGCTGCGCCGGGGTGCGCACCAGCGCGGTGGCGTCGGCGGCCACCCGCAGTCCGGTGTGGCCGGCGGCCAGGGCGTCCTCCGTCGCGGTCGCGTAGGCCCGCACCTGGTCGTCGGGGTCCACGATGTGGTCGTGGGCGTAGGCCGAGCCCAACGGGACGATCCGGGCGGCACCCCGGCGGATGGCGTCCCGGATCAGGGGCTCCTCCCGCAGTTGGTCGGCGACCGGGTCCGGCTCGGACGTGACGTACCAGATCCGCTCCCCGAGGGCGAGGCCCTCCAGGAGGAAGGCCCGTGCCTGGGCGTGCAGGGCCGCGCGGTCGTCGTACCGCCAGCACACGTGCTGGTACGCCGCCTGCCGCGATCGACCGTTCACCCCGGACACCCCATGGTGGCAGTGTAGGCCGGTCCGGCGGGGGGTCATCCCGCTGGCAGCATCTCCGCCGGACCGGGGGTGGGCCCGTCCGGATCGCCGATTGACCCAATAATCGACGGATGTCATTGTCTGGGCACATCCCCACCCAGGAGGCTCCATGAGAGGCAGAACGCTGACCGCAGTCCTGGCGCTCGCCGTCGCGACCGCGCTGACGGTGACGCCCGTCGCGTCGCCGGCCTCCCCGTCCGCGTCGACGCGGACGGTCGTCCCGGCTCCCGTCGTCACCCTCGCCGCCCCGGACATCGCGGTGGCCAACGTCCAGGCCCATCTGACCCAGTTCCAGACCATCGCTCAGCAGAACGGCGGCCACCGCCGGGCGGGGTCCGCCGGCCACACCGCCTCGGTCGCGTACGTCAGGGCCAAGCTCCAGGCGGCCGGCTACACGGTCACCGAGCAGGTCTGCACGACCTGCGTGTACCGCTCCAACAACCTCATCGCCGAGTGGCCGGCCGGTCCCACCGACCAGGTGGTGATGTTCGGCGCCCACCTCGACGGCGTGTCCGCCGGCCCCGGCATCAACGACAACGCCTCCGGATCGGCGGTCCTGTTGGAGAACGCGCTGGTGCTCGCGCAGCAGCGGCCGACGATGACCAAGCGGGTCCGGTTCGCCTGGTGGACCCACGAGGAACAGGGTCTCAACGGCTCCGAGTTCTACGTCAACTCGCTCAGCGCCACCCAGCGCGGCTACCTCAAGGGCTACTACAACTTCGACATGGTCGGCTCGCTGAACGCCGGCTACTTCATCAACCGGATCACCTCGACCACCGCCGTGCCGCTCAAGGCGTACTGGGACTCCCTCGGGCTCCAGCCGGAGGAGAACGTCGAGGGGCAGGGCCGCTCCGACGACTACCCGTTCCAGCAGGCCGGCATCCCCACCTCCGGCTACGCCGCCGGCGCGAGCGCCCGCAAGACCAGCACCCAGGCCGCCAAGTGGGGCGGCACCGCCGGTTCGTCGTACGACCCGTGCTACCACCGTTCGTGCGACACCACCAGCAACGTCAGCGCGACGGTGCTGAACCGCAACGCCGACGGGGTCGCGTACGCCATCTGGCAGCTCGCGGTGGGCGGCGGCACGCCCGGTCCCTGCACCGGCGGGGAGGCGGTCGGCAACGGCTCGTTCGAGAACGGCACCGCGCCGTGGACCGGCTCCACCGGCGTGATCACCAACTCCACCGGGCAGCCGGCGCGGACCGGCGCGTACAAGGCTTGGCACAACGGGGACGGCACCACCCGGACCGAGACGCTGTCCCAGTCGGTCACCCTGCCGGCCGGGTGTACGACCTACACCCTCACCTTCCACCTGCACATCGACACCGCCGAGACCACCAGCATCCGGGTCTACGACCGGCTCACCGTGCAGCTCGGCGGGGCCACCCTGGCCACGTACTCCAACCTGAACGCCGCCGCCGGCTACGTCACCCGCACGTTCGACGTCGCCGCGTACGCCGGGCAGACGGTGACGCTCACCTTCACCGGCACCGAGGACGCCAGCCTCCAGACCAGCTTCGTCGTCGACGACGTGACCCTGCAGGCCAGCTGACCGGGTCGGGGTCTCCCGCCGTCGGGGCGGGAGACCCCTCTCCCGTCGTACGCCCCCCCCGCCGGGGGCGGTCCGGTCAGTGCTGCGCGGTCGCCGAGGGCGGGGCGCTGCCGCCCTGCGGGACCTCCGCCGTCATCAACCGGATGATCTCCTCGCGGTCGGCTGCCGACGGCAGCCCCCACTCCGGCCGGTAGCCGTGCACCTCGGCCAGCGGCGTGGAGGCGGTCCGGCCGTCGAGCATCTCCACCGCGTCGGTGGCGATCAGCCCCGGGTGTTCGACCCCGCACGCCTCGGCCACCTTCATCAGGTCGCGCCGCAACGTCCGGATGTAGTTCGCCGCCCGGACCGACTTGAGCGCGGGGTCCAGCCCCCGCGCCAGCCAGGGGTTCTGGGTGGCGACGCCGGTCGGGCAGGTGTCGGTGTGGCACTTCTGGGCCTGGATACAGCCGATTGCCAGCATCGCCTCGCGGCCGACGTTGACCAGGTCGCAGCCGAGCGCGAAGGCCACGATCGCGTTGTCCGGCAAGCCGAGCTTCCCCGCCCCGACGAAGACGACCCGCTCGTGCAGGCCCCGCTCGGCGAAGGTCCGGTAGACCCGGGCGAAGCCCTGCTGGAAGGGGAGCGAGACCGAGTCGGTGAAGATCAGGGGCGCCGCCCCGGTCCCGGCCTCGCCACCGTCGACGGTGACGAAGTCGACGCCCCGCCCGGTGTCCCGCATGAGGTCGGCTAGCTCCTCCCAGAAGGTGAGGTCACCGACGGCGGACTTGATCCCGACCGGCAGCCCGGTCTCGGCGGCGAGCAGCTCGACCCAGTCGAGGAGACTGTCGCAGTCGGAGAACTCGGCGTGCCGGGACGGGCTCACGCAGTCGCGGCCCGGCGAGATGCCCCGGGTCTCGGCGATCTCCGCCGACACCTTCGCCCCCGGCAGCAGCCCGCCGAGGCTGGGCTTCGCGCCCTGGCTGAGCTTGATCTCCAGCGCGCGTACCGGTGCGCCCGCCACCACCTCCCGGAGCCGGTCCAGGCTGAACCGGCCGTGCTCGTCCCGGCAGCCGAAGTAGGCGGTGCCGAGCTGGAAGACCAGCTCTCCGCCCCGGCGGTGGTACGGCGACAGCCCTCCCTCGCCGGTGTTCTGGAGGCAGCCGGCCAGCGCCGCGCCCCGGTTCAGTGCCTCGACGGCGTTGCCGGAGAGCGAGCCGAAGCTCATTGCGGAGATGTTCACCGCCGAGTCGGGGCGGAATGCCTTCGGCCGTCCCCGGGCCGCACCGAGCACCTTCGCGCACGGCAGCCACACCTCGTGTCCGGCCGCCGGGGACGACGGTGGCACGGCCCGACCGAAGGTGCGGTGCTTGATGATCGGATACCCGGGGGTGTACTCGATGTCGTTGTCGGTGCCGAACCCGAAGTAGTTGTTCTCCTTCTTCGCCGACGCGTACACCCAGCGTCGCTGGTCGCGGGTGAAGGGTCGTTCCTCGTTGTTGCCCGCCACGATGTACTGGCGCAGCTCCGGCCCGATGGATTCGAGCAGGTACCGGGCGCGGCCCAGCACCGGAAAGGTGCGCAGCAGGGCGTGGTCGCGTTGGAGGAGGTCGTGTGCGGCGAGGGCCGCCAGCGCTGCGGCGGCGGCGGGTACGGCTCGACGTGCCCAGGTCATGCCGGTCACTCTTTCCGCGATCGGTCGCGCTCAAACTGGGCCGGAGTCCCGTCCTCGTTCCGGCGCGGCACACAGTCACCGCGTTAAATGTCGTACCCCGGTTGCAGCATGTCCCTATGGCTGCTCCCGCTCTGGCACCTGGCCACGACCGGCCCCGCTCACTGCCGCTGCGCGAGGTCCGTACCCGGCTGACCCAGTTGGTCGCGATGGCCGAACTGACCGACACGGTCACCCTGGTCACCCGCGACGGCGACCCCCGACCCATCGCCGCGATCGTGCCGGCGACCGCCGCCCGGAGTGCCGCCCAGGCCCGGGCCGACGCCGACCGGGTCGCGGCGGTCACCGCCGGCTGGGCCCGTCGCCTCGACGAGACGCACCGGCAGAGTGCCCGCCGGCACGCCGCCGAACTGCGGGCCGTCACCGACGCGCTCGCCGAGGTGTGGGCCGAACTCGACCGTCGGGTCACGCCGGGCAGCGACCCGACGCTGGCCCGGCTCCGCGCCGCGCACGCCGACCTCCTGCGCGACTGACCACCGCTGCCGCCCAGCACGGCGGCGGGTACGCCGTGCCCCGTCGACCGACCCGGTCCGTGGCGTGCGGTCCGCGCGTTGCCTTCGGCGTGTCGGGGACGGGCGAGGGTGAGGCGTCCCGCTGCCTGTCGAGCTGCCCCGCTTGTGCTACCGCCCCTGCGGCCGACCGCCCGCCCCGCCGCCTGTCCGGCCCGCCAACTCCGTCCGTCCCGCCTGTCGGCCCGCCAACTCCGTCCGTCCCTGCCCTCTCGTGCCCGTCCACCAGGTCGGTCCGCCCGTCGGCTCTGCCCGCGTCGGCCCGGTCCTCCGGGCGGTGCTGGGCCCGCCGCGACGTCCCGTTCCGTGCAATGGGGTGAATCGCCGGGCGACCTCGACCGTGCCCGCGCGGCGCTGCCCATCGATCCGCGCCCCGGCGTGACCCGGTTGCGCCGCTTTCTCGACTGCGCGCTGGACAAGTGGGACGGCCGGTACGACTACCACACCTACCTGGCCCTTCCCGTGCTGTCGCTGGCCATCGAGGGGACCGGCGAGATCGCCCCGGGCCGGGCCCGGCGGCACCGCGACCGGCGGCACCTGCACCTGTTGGCGGACCTGCTCCGGTTCGAGCTCGATGCCGAGGCGGGTCGCACCGACGTACTGCCCGGGCACCGTCCGGACCGCGACCGGCTGACCAGGCGACTACGGCTGGCGGTCCGCGCCGCCCAGCCCGCCCTGGCCCGGCTCAGCCCGCTCACCACCATCACCGCCGCCGACCCGCTGGCCGCCGCGGCCGAGGTGTGCGCGGCCGTGGACGCCACCACCGCCGAGCGGCGTGACATGCGACTGTCCATGCTGCCGGTGTACGTGGTCCACGACGAGTACCTCTTCCTCCGGGTGCTCCAGTCGTACGAGACCACCTTTGCCCTGCTCGTCGTGCTGCTGCGCGCCGCCCGGGACGCGCTCGCCCGGGGCGCTGCCGAGCCTGCCGCCGCGCACCTCGTCACGGCGACCGAGGCGCTGGCGGGCTCCGGGCTGCTGTTCTCCCTGCTGGCCACCATGCAGCCCGAGTCCTTCCGGACATTCCGGGCGTACAACGACGGTGCCAGCGCCATCCAGTCGCACAGTTACAAGCTGGTCGAGTCGCTCTGCCGCACGCCCGACCAGGAACGGCTGGACAGCGCGGCCTACCGGTCCACCCCGGAGGTCCGGCAGCGGGTCCTGGCCGGGCAACCGACCCTCGACCAGGCGTACCGGAGCGCGGTGGAGCGGGGCCTGCTCGACCCGGCCGAGCGCGCGCAGGTCGCCGACCGGATGCGCGCCTTAGCCGGGGCTCTGCTCACCTGGCGGCGCACGCACCACCGGTTGGCGGTGCGAATGCTCGGGGAGCGCCCTGGCACCGGCTACACCGAGGGCACGCCCTACCTCGCCACGGTGCGCGCGGTGCCGGTCTTCCGGACGGTGGACGTCGGGCCGGCCAGCGCGGAGGTCACCGCGCCGTCCGGCCCGACGTCCGCGTCACCGTCCGCGTCACCGTTCGGCGAACCGTTCGGCGAAGGCCACCAGATCGCGACGTTCGATGGCGGCGGCCATCAGATCGGGAAAGGCGTCTGGCGTGCAGGCGAAGGCCGGCACGCCGAGGGCGGCCAGCGCGGCGGCGTTCTGCCGGTCGTACGCCGGGGCACCCTCGTCGGAGAGCGCCAGCAGGACGACCACCTGGACCCCGGCGGCGGTCATCTCCGCCACCCGGCGCAGCATCTGCTCCCGTACTCCGCCCTCGTAGAGGTCGCTGATCAGGACGAAGATGCTGTCCCGGGGACGGGTGATCAACTGCTGGCTGTAGCCGATCGCCCGGTTGATGTCGGTGCCCCCGCCCAACTGCGTGCCGAACAGCACCTCCACCGGGTCGCTGAGCTGGTCGGTGAGGTCCACGACCGCGGTGTCGAACACCACCAGTGAGGTCCGTAGCGACCGCATCGAGGCGAGCACCGCGGCGAACACCCCGGAGTAGACCACCGAGGCGGCCATCGACCCGGACTGGTCGACGCAGAGCACCACGTCCCGCTGCACCGCCGTGGTGCGCCGCCCGTACCCCACCAGCCGCTCGGGGACGATCGTGCGGTGCTCCTGCTGGTAGTGCTTGAGGTTGGCGCGGATGGTGCGGTCCCAGTCGATGTCGGCGTGCCGGGGACGGTTGATCCGGGTGGCCCGGTTCAGCGCCCCGGTCACCGCCGCCCTGGTCTGCTGGGCGATCCGCCGCTCCAGCTCCTCGACGACCCGGCGGACCACCTGCCGGGCCGCCTCCTTGGTCTGGTCCGGCATCACCCGGTTGAGGGAGAGCAGCGTGCCGACCAGGTGCACGTCCGGCTCCACGGCGGACAGCATCTCCGGCTCCAGCAGGAGGCGGGTGAGGTTGAGCCGTTCGATCGCGTCGGCCTGCATGACCTGCACGACCGTCGACGGGAAGTACTGGCGGATGTCGCCCAGCCAGCGGGCCACCCGGGGCGCGGAGCCGCCGAGCCCACCCGAGCGCCGGGGCGAGCCGCCGTCGCCGTCGGCGTCGTACAGGGCGGCCAGTGCCCCGTCCATCGCGGCGTCACCGGCGGAAAGACGGCCGCAGGCGTCCTCGGCGGACCCGCCGAGGACCATCCGCCAGCGGCGCAGCCGCTCCCGGTCCGCGTCCGCGTCCGGTCCGGGGAAGGGCGCGCCGCCCTGCGCGGCGGTGTCCGTGGAGGTGGTCAATGGATCTCCCGTCCGAGCAGGATGCCGAGCGTGGGCAGGACCGCCGTGGCCCGGTCGTGGTCGAGGCCGGCCGCCGGTGCCCGGTGCACCGGCTGGCCACGGTGGGCCACCCGGTCGCCGATGGACCGGCGCTCGCCGGCGGCGAAGTTGCCGAAGGTCCGCCGCAACAGTGGCAGGACCTCGGTGAACGAGTCGGCGGGGATGCCGGTCAGCCACTCGTCCACCAGGGACAGCAACGCGTCGTCGTGCACCAGCAGCAGCCCGCCGCCGCCGAGGAAACCCTCCACCCAGGCGGCCCCGTCGGCCGGGGCGACACCGGTGGTCAACGGCAGGCCCATCCGTCGGCGCACCTCGGCGCGCTCCAGCCGGCCCGCGTCGTGCAACAGCCGGACCAGTCGGCCGCCGAGCAGGCCGTGCAGGTCGTCCCGCTCGGCGAGCGAGGCGAGGGTGTCCAGCCAGGGCACCCGCGCGTCCTCATCGAGGAGGTTGACCGCCGCGTGCACCTCGTCGAGGTGGCCGCGCAGTTCCCGGGCCGCCTGGTCGGCCAGGCCGGCGACCGCGGCGGGCAGGCCGGCGCGGACCCGGGCCAGCAGCCCGGTGGTCACCTCGGCCAGTCCGCCCAGCTCGCTGCGTCGGACGTCGCCGTAGCGCAGCGTGCGGACCAGCGGCGGGATGGCCGCCATCAGGTGCGCCACGTCGGCGTCGAGGGCTGCCCGGGTGTCCAGCGACCGCAGCACCGGGGGGTAGGCGTCGGGGAGGTCCGCCAGCAGGCAGACCTCGACCAGGGCGGTGACCTCGGCGAGGCTGTCCGCGTCCCGGGCGGCGGCGGCCACCGCGCCGGTGGCCGCCGACACCACGGTGGTGCCGTACGCGCTCGCCTCGACCAGCCGCACCGCGAACTCCGGCTGCCAGCGCAGCCGCCACTGCTCCCGGAAGGTGCCGCTGCTCCGCCCGCGCCGGTCCGACTCGCCCCACGGCACGCCCACCACCCGCAGGCGGTGCAGCAGTCGGCTGCGGGCCAGGTCGTTGTCGCGGCGCAGGTCGAGGTCGAGCGGACGTTCCAGGGCCTCCGGCTTGAGCCGCAGGCTGCGCTGCTGCGTGGCGAGGTCGCGGGCCAACGGCACCGCGGGCATGTCCTCGGGTACGCCGCCGAGCCGTTCGCCCACCACCAGCCGCCGACCGATCAGCTCCAGCCGCAGCGGGTCGCCCTCGCAGAGCACCGCCGCGCTGGCGTCGGTCAGCTCGGTCAGCCCGGCCAGCGGCCGGCCGCGCAGGGTGGCCAGCGTCTCGGCCAGCCGGGCCGCCTCGATGACGTGCGCGGAGGAGGCG contains:
- a CDS encoding ribokinase, which translates into the protein MKIAVIGSYGAGLTMRVPRVPVAGETLSGGRFASGHGGKGSNQAVAAARLGAEVSLLTAVGADQFGTAARQLWAEEGIDATGVRTTGAAATMVGVILVDQQGENRIAIAPGALDELTPADVDGFADRIAAADLVVVSLEIPLEVAVTALRTAHERGVRTLLNPAPAVRLPDEAWGWIDVVTPNASEARVLTGRDPEDPATGDELVDLMRTRHAGTIVLTLGAEGALVDHDGQRVRVDPVRVPRVVDTTGAGDAFTGALAVALARGDALTDAVRFAAAAGAHTVGVAEVIPALPYPDDVAALLRR
- a CDS encoding sensor histidine kinase — translated: MRTGAAAGHVGYFHEAICYESDEELLAVVLPFLLGGIEAGEPTLVSFGERHAALLRSALPADSGVRFLPGGDVYARPTAAIRSYRRLLAEHVGAGAGQIRIVGELAPAALGATWDWWARYESAINHAYDEFPLWSMCAYDRRITPAPVLADVLRTHPRVALPDGRHLPSETYTDPLVYLTEPRPALPDPIQYTPPLLELVEPSPALARAAVYDADRGHLPPDDVEDLVVAVSETVTNALRHGRRPVALRLWSGPDRIVVTVHDGGDGPKDRFAGLLPTGNGANGGLGLWITHQSCNHVTMHRGTDGFTVRLTGGNAHVTS
- a CDS encoding MEDS domain-containing protein, which codes for MNGRSRQAAYQHVCWRYDDRAALHAQARAFLLEGLALGERIWYVTSEPDPVADQLREEPLIRDAIRRGAARIVPLGSAYAHDHIVDPDDQVRAYATATEDALAAGHTGLRVAADATALVRTPAQRDAFARYEHLIDRYMRVRPMSAMCAYDRRLLGDEAVRELACLHPGNNADDVLFRLYAETPGDGHAALVGELDASNHDLFRAALERADPRPAAGRLVVEATDLRFIDHRNLIHLRDHARARGAVAVLRTSRSAAARVAELLDLPELDVEVTR
- a CDS encoding M28 family peptidase; this translates as MRGRTLTAVLALAVATALTVTPVASPASPSASTRTVVPAPVVTLAAPDIAVANVQAHLTQFQTIAQQNGGHRRAGSAGHTASVAYVRAKLQAAGYTVTEQVCTTCVYRSNNLIAEWPAGPTDQVVMFGAHLDGVSAGPGINDNASGSAVLLENALVLAQQRPTMTKRVRFAWWTHEEQGLNGSEFYVNSLSATQRGYLKGYYNFDMVGSLNAGYFINRITSTTAVPLKAYWDSLGLQPEENVEGQGRSDDYPFQQAGIPTSGYAAGASARKTSTQAAKWGGTAGSSYDPCYHRSCDTTSNVSATVLNRNADGVAYAIWQLAVGGGTPGPCTGGEAVGNGSFENGTAPWTGSTGVITNSTGQPARTGAYKAWHNGDGTTRTETLSQSVTLPAGCTTYTLTFHLHIDTAETTSIRVYDRLTVQLGGATLATYSNLNAAAGYVTRTFDVAAYAGQTVTLTFTGTEDASLQTSFVVDDVTLQAS
- a CDS encoding FMN-binding glutamate synthase family protein, with amino-acid sequence MTWARRAVPAAAAALAALAAHDLLQRDHALLRTFPVLGRARYLLESIGPELRQYIVAGNNEERPFTRDQRRWVYASAKKENNYFGFGTDNDIEYTPGYPIIKHRTFGRAVPPSSPAAGHEVWLPCAKVLGAARGRPKAFRPDSAVNISAMSFGSLSGNAVEALNRGAALAGCLQNTGEGGLSPYHRRGGELVFQLGTAYFGCRDEHGRFSLDRLREVVAGAPVRALEIKLSQGAKPSLGGLLPGAKVSAEIAETRGISPGRDCVSPSRHAEFSDCDSLLDWVELLAAETGLPVGIKSAVGDLTFWEELADLMRDTGRGVDFVTVDGGEAGTGAAPLIFTDSVSLPFQQGFARVYRTFAERGLHERVVFVGAGKLGLPDNAIVAFALGCDLVNVGREAMLAIGCIQAQKCHTDTCPTGVATQNPWLARGLDPALKSVRAANYIRTLRRDLMKVAEACGVEHPGLIATDAVEMLDGRTASTPLAEVHGYRPEWGLPSAADREEIIRLMTAEVPQGGSAPPSATAQH
- a CDS encoding VWA domain-containing protein, with product MTTSTDTAAQGGAPFPGPDADADRERLRRWRMVLGGSAEDACGRLSAGDAAMDGALAALYDADGDGGSPRRSGGLGGSAPRVARWLGDIRQYFPSTVVQVMQADAIERLNLTRLLLEPEMLSAVEPDVHLVGTLLSLNRVMPDQTKEAARQVVRRVVEELERRIAQQTRAAVTGALNRATRINRPRHADIDWDRTIRANLKHYQQEHRTIVPERLVGYGRRTTAVQRDVVLCVDQSGSMAASVVYSGVFAAVLASMRSLRTSLVVFDTAVVDLTDQLSDPVEVLFGTQLGGGTDINRAIGYSQQLITRPRDSIFVLISDLYEGGVREQMLRRVAEMTAAGVQVVVLLALSDEGAPAYDRQNAAALAALGVPAFACTPDAFPDLMAAAIERRDLVAFAERFAER
- a CDS encoding DUF5682 family protein — its product is MPEQLYGIRHHGPGSARAVVAALAEQRPDILLVEGPPEAEELLRWVADERLEPPVALLGYATDDPRRAGFWPFAVFSPEWQAIRWAVAHGVPVRFFDLPYAYRLAEPDDTPEVEAGADTEASEAEAGVGTDDPLPRRPVDPIGELAAAAGYDDPERWWEDVVEHRGAPAFPAIAEAMAAIRDGVPDDPDDLLREAHMRTVLRQVRRSHDNIAVVCGAWHVPALTRKVPASADTALLKGRRKTKVTFTWVPWTYGRLASWQGYAAGVRSPGWYHHLFTSENEVVARWLVAAAGVLRDEGVPASSAHVIEAARLAETLATLRGRPLAGLTELTDASAAVLCEGDPLRLELIGRRLVVGERLGGVPEDMPAVPLARDLATQQRSLRLKPEALERPLDLDLRRDNDLARSRLLHRLRVVGVPWGESDRRGRSSGTFREQWRLRWQPEFAVRLVEASAYGTTVVSAATGAVAAAARDADSLAEVTALVEVCLLADLPDAYPPVLRSLDTRAALDADVAHLMAAIPPLVRTLRYGDVRRSELGGLAEVTTGLLARVRAGLPAAVAGLADQAARELRGHLDEVHAAVNLLDEDARVPWLDTLASLAERDDLHGLLGGRLVRLLHDAGRLERAEVRRRMGLPLTTGVAPADGAAWVEGFLGGGGLLLVHDDALLSLVDEWLTGIPADSFTEVLPLLRRTFGNFAAGERRSIGDRVAHRGQPVHRAPAAGLDHDRATAVLPTLGILLGREIH